One Thermodesulfobacteriota bacterium DNA segment encodes these proteins:
- a CDS encoding 50S ribosomal protein L23, whose product MKEPQKIILRPLITEKSTFQKEEARQYAFEVDRHANKIEIKEAVEHLFKVKVDKVRTLNVLGKVKRLGRKYGKRPDWKKAIVTLREGDRIEFFEGA is encoded by the coding sequence ATGAAAGAACCTCAAAAGATCATCCTCAGGCCGTTGATCACGGAGAAGAGCACCTTCCAAAAGGAGGAGGCTCGACAATATGCCTTTGAGGTCGATCGGCATGCGAACAAGATCGAGATCAAGGAGGCCGTGGAACACCTCTTCAAAGTGAAGGTGGACAAAGTCCGTACCCTCAACGTCCTGGGCAAAGTGAAACGGCTGGGAAGGAAATACGGGAAGAGGCCAGACTGGAAGAAGGCCATCGTCACCCTGAGGGAGGGCGATCGGATCGAATTCTTCGAAGGAGCCTGA
- the rplD gene encoding 50S ribosomal protein L4 — MSTCAVYDINQQKLREVELDDRIFGAKIHPTLLHDSVRALLAAKRKGTAATKNKALVRGGGAKPYRQKGTGRARAGSRRSPLWRGGGTIFGPMPRDYTLSLPKKMRRAALLSALSLKRQEGKLILLEEFPSKTFKTRVVAEMLRRFQVNDALIVTDGPHVFLERSARNIPKVEVIRWENLNVYDLLRHDHLILLAPALEKIEGVFAS; from the coding sequence ATGAGCACATGCGCCGTCTATGACATCAACCAGCAGAAGCTCAGGGAAGTCGAGCTCGACGATCGAATCTTCGGGGCCAAAATCCACCCCACCCTCCTGCACGATTCGGTCCGGGCTCTGTTGGCGGCCAAGCGGAAGGGGACCGCGGCCACCAAAAACAAAGCCCTCGTTCGGGGAGGAGGGGCCAAACCCTATCGACAGAAGGGGACGGGCAGGGCTCGCGCAGGGAGCCGTCGCTCACCGCTCTGGAGGGGAGGAGGGACCATCTTCGGGCCCATGCCGAGGGATTACACCCTCTCCCTTCCCAAAAAGATGAGACGTGCCGCGCTCCTCTCCGCCCTGAGCTTGAAACGGCAGGAAGGGAAATTGATCCTCCTCGAGGAATTCCCCTCGAAGACGTTCAAGACCCGGGTGGTCGCCGAGATGCTTCGAAGGTTTCAGGTCAACGACGCCCTGATCGTCACGGACGGGCCCCACGTCTTCTTGGAGCGATCGGCTCGAAATATCCCTAAGGTCGAGGTCATCCGTTGGGAGAACCTCAACGTCTACGACCTGTTGAGGCACGATCACCTGATCTTATTGGCCCCGGCCCTCGAAAAGATAGAAGGGGTGTTTGCATCATGA